Proteins from one Pygocentrus nattereri isolate fPygNat1 chromosome 16, fPygNat1.pri, whole genome shotgun sequence genomic window:
- the LOC108440188 gene encoding olfactory receptor 142-like, with translation MDNISGVILTFTALNETDEISKLIIFAFSLTSFFLTVFLNSMLILIIVVEKTLHEPMYIFLGNLCLNGLCGTAGFYPKLLFDLIMQTTSVSLQACIVQSYVVFMYGIGEITNLSVMALDRYLAICRPLYYHSLMCRATVMKLLTFIWMFPFCTVLVIILMAARNPICGRHMDKLYCGSFFLERLACQTHISEAIIKGFFFFLLDILMAFVFFSYIKLIIACKQSKVNQSKFMSTCLPHLIAFSNFMALSLLDASHTQFNVDLPQTLQHFNSALILVIPPFVNPIIYGIKLSPIRTHALYFAKKLQFNA, from the coding sequence ATGGACAACATTTCTGGAGTCATTCTCACATTCACAGCACTGAATGAGACCGACGAGATAAGCAAACTTATTATATTTGCTTTTTCTCTTACTAGTTTTTTTCTAACAGTTTTTCTCAATTCAATGCTGATCCTTATTATAGTTGTAGAGAAAACTCTGCATGAACCAATGTATATCTTTTTGGGAAATTTGTGTCTTAATGGTTTGTGTGGAACTGCAGGCTTTTATCCAaagcttttatttgatttaatcatgcaaactaCTTCAGTCTCACTTCAAGCATGCATTGTACAAAGTTATGTTGTTTTCATGTATGGAATCGGAGAAATTACAAATTTGAGCGTTATGGCACTGGATAGGTATTTGGCTATATGCAGACCTCTATATTACCACAGCCTAATGTGCCGAGCCACAGTAATGAAACTACTGACATTTATATGGATGTTTCCTTTCTGTACTGTTTTGGTTATTATTTTAATGGCAGCCAGGAATCCCATATGTGGACGACACATGGACAAACTGTACTGCGGAAGCTTTTTCCTGGAGAGACTGGCATGCCAAACACATATTTCTGAAGCAAtcatcaaagggttctttttttttttgttggatatTCTAAtggcatttgtgtttttttcctatATAAAACTAATCATTGCCTGTAAGCAGTCTAAAGTAAATCAGAGTAAGTTCATGAGCACATGTTTACCACACTTAATAGCCTTTTCAAATTTCATGGCATTATCACTGCTGgatgcctcacacacacagtttaacgTAGATCTGCCTCAAACATTACAGCACTTTAATTCAGCTTTGATTTTAGTTATTCCTCCTTTTGTCAATCCCATAATATATGGCATAAAATTAAGCCCAATCAGGACACACGCATTATATTTTGCCAAGAAATTGCAATTTAATGCTTAA
- the pold3 gene encoding DNA polymerase delta subunit 3 — MDELYLDNIDEYVNDQNKIVTYKWLSLTLGVHVNIAKQMLYHYLEQRRKERSGTTLHATYLVSGKCSENGNVCHKVSVVREDQLEDTKSKLEKTISVHVYSIQKAELKDSSPLYSTDYDAVKENLKNCNKYSAICCAAAVPLSPAELQKAQEKVQAAVLDKEATKASLNDHMAAATKPSVKQPKGIMGMFSNKAAPKTEQCSKEVKTEQKDDTSPSEGSKTKASSKANAINNFFGKSADKKVTTDKPDKNIKEETEGSQPSTDAVSTKPSQSSPKPMQNIKEELLKESAAARGNDKDTRSKTKRLEHSDSEDEKVDSQKKKRRRIKRPQPDSSDDEVIPDSPPVPEVQTPSPEKQVKKEPISHQEVSEGRRKRRRVLKARTFVDDEGCMVTEKGYETESYSESEDDFKATSQPSEDSGSVKQLLGKREENTSKEKAQKKAPAAAANKATKQASIMGFFQKK; from the exons ATGGACGAGCTTTACTTAGACAACATTGACGAATATGTTAACGATCAAAATAAAATT GTAACCTACAAATGGCTCAGTCTCACTCTTGGTGTGCATGTCAACATTGCTAAACA AATGCTTTATCACTACCTAGAGCAGAGACGTAAGGAGAGGTCTGGAACTACGCTGCATGCCACCTACCTTGTATCTGGAAAGTGTTCTGAGAATGGCAATGTG TGTCATAAGGTGTCAGTGGTTCGTGAAGACCAGCTTGAGg ATACGAAATCCAAGCTGGAAAAGACTATTAGTGTGCATGTGTACAGCATCCagaaagctgagctgaaggaCAGCAGTCCACTCTACAGTACAGACTATGATGCTGTGAAGGAGAACTTGAAAAATTGCAACAA GTACAGCGCTATCTGCTGTGCAGCTGCTGTGCCACTGTCCCCAGCAGAGCTACAGAAAGCACAAGAAAAGGTTCAGGCTGCTGTACTGGACAAGGAGGCCACGAAAGCAAGCCTGAATGACCACATGGCTGCTGCTACCAAACCAAGTGTTAAACAACCTAAAGGCATCATGGGAATGTTTTCCAACAAAGCTGCCCCAAAAACTGAGCAGTGCAGCAAAGAGGTGAAAACGGAACAGAAAGATGACACATCTCCA TCTGAAGGATCTAAAACTAAGGCATCCTCCAAAGCTAATGCTATAAACAACTTTTTTGGGAAATCAGCAGACA aaaaagttACCACTGACAAGCCAGACAAAAACATCAAAGAAGAGACAGAAGGATCTCAGCCATCAACAGATGCAGTGAGCACCAAGCCGTCTCAGTCCTCACCCAAACCTATGCAGAACATAAAAGAGGAGCTACTGAAGGAGTCTGCAGCAGCCAGGGGTAACGACAAAGACACAAGGAG TAAAACGAAGCGGCTTGAGCATTCAGACAGTGAAGATGAGAAGGTGGACAGTCAGAAGAAGAAGAGACGGAGAATAAAGAGGCCTCAgcctgacagcagtgatgacGAAG TAATTCCAGACTCTCCACCTGTGCCTGAAGTGCAGACGCCAAGTCCTGAAAAGCAAGTAAAGAAAGAGCCTATTTCACACCAAGAG GTTTCAGAGGGAAGGAGGAAAAGAAGACGGGTTTTGAAGGCCCGTACATTTGTCGACGATGAAGGCTGTATGG TTACTGAGAAAGGCTATGAGACCGAATCCTATTCTGAGAGTGAAGATGACTTCAAGGCCACAAGTCAGCCCTCTGAGGATTCAGGCTCAGTCAAGCAATTACttggaaagagagaggagaacacgTCTAAGGAGAAAGCCCAGAAGAAGGCTCCTGCTGCAGCTGCAAATAAGGCAACTAAACAGGCATCCATCATGGGATTTTTCCAGAAGAAATGA
- the LOC108440189 gene encoding olfactory receptor 2K2-like, with protein MDNISGVILTFTALNETDETSKLIIFAFTLPSFFLTVFLNSMLILIIVVEKTLHEPMYIFLGNLCLNDLCGTAGFYPKLLSDLISQTTSVSFQACIVQSYVVFMYGIGEFTNLSVMALDRYLAICRPLYYHSLMCRATVRKLLTFIWMFPCCTVLMIILMAARNPICEQHIDKLYCGSFFLERLICQAHVSEIIIKWIFFCVLVMIVAFVFFSYIKLIIACKQSKVNQNKFMSTCLPHLIVFSNFMALSLLDASHTQFNIDLPQTLQHFNSALILVIPPFVNPIIYGIKLSPIRRHVLYFVKKIAI; from the coding sequence ATGGACAACATTTCTGGAGTCATTCTCACATTCACAGCACTGAATGAGACCGACGAGACAAGCAAACTTATTATATTTGCTTTTACTCTTCCCAGTTTTTTTCTAACAGTTTTTCTCAATTCAATGCTGATCCTAATTATAGTTGTAGAGAAAACTCTGCATGAAccaatgtacatttttttgggTAATTTGTGTCTTAATGATTTGTGTGGAACTGCAGGCTTTTATCCAAAGCTTTTGTCTGATTTAATATCGCAAACTACTTCAGTCTCATTTCAAGCATGCATTGTACAAAGTTATGTTGTTTTCATGTATGGAATCGGAGAATTTACAAATTTGAGCGTTATGGCACTGGATAGGTATTTGGCTATATGCAGACCTCTATATTACCACAGCCTAATGTGCCGAGCCACAGTAAGGAAACTACTGACATTTATATGGATGTTTCCTTGCTGTACTGTTTTGATGATCATTTTAATGGCAGCCAGGAATCCCATATGTGAACAACATATAGACAAACTGTACTGCGGAAGCTTTTTCCTCGAGAGACTGATTTGCCAAGCGCATGTTTCTGAAATAATAATcaaatggatttttttctgtgtactgGTAATGATAGtggcatttgtgtttttttcctatATAAAACTAATCATTGCCTGTAAGCAGTCTAAAGTAAATCAGAATAAGTTCATGAGCACATGTTTACCACACTTAATAGTCTTTTCAAATTTCATGGCATTATCACTGCTGGAtgcttcacacacacagtttaacaTAGATCTGCCTCAAACATTACAGCACTTTAATTCAGCTTTGATTTTAGTTATTCCTCCTTTTGTCAATCCCATAATATATGGCATAAAATTAAGCCCAATCAGGAGACATGTATtatattttgtcaaaaaaattgctatttaa
- the LOC108440187 gene encoding olfactory receptor 2C1-like, producing MDNISSSDIFTFTALSETDWTSKFILFIFALPGYFLTVIVNSTLVTIIVLEKTLHQPMYFFLCNLCINELYGATGFYPKLLSDLLLGNNTISFQECVFQNFVIFTYALSEFTNLTVMAFDRYIAICSPLSYHNIMTPLTVWKFVVFIWMFPCCSALIMILMTLRFPICKTQINKLVCDHMSMERLACSTDMTQFVLNGLFTCIFCGLVFFFFYSYAKIIIVCKQSKQGQKFKSTCLPHLIGFLNYIVCSLFDSFHTRFGLTYASQALQNFMSITYLIIPPFVNPIMYGIILSPIRVKILYISQRLTYKITNRVTY from the coding sequence ATGGACAACATCTCCTCATCAGACATATTCACTTTCACTGCTCTTAGCGAGACTGACTGGACCAGCAAAttcatcttatttatttttgccctTCCAGGATATTTTCTGACTGTTATTGTGAACTCAACTTTAGTTACGATCATTGTTCTGGAGAAAACCCTACACCAGCCTATGTACTTTTTCTTGTGTAATTTATGTATTAATGAATTATATGGAGCCACAGGCTTTTATCCAAAGCTCCTATCTGACCTACTGCTAGGAAACAATACGATCTCATTCCAGGAATGTGTCTTTCaaaattttgtcattttcaccTATGCCTTGAGTGAGTTTACGAATCTGACAGTAATGGCATTTGACAGATACATAGCAATTTGCAGTCCCCTGAGCTACCACAATATCATGACCCCTTTAACTGTCTGGAAATTTGTGGTTTTCATCTGGATGTTTCCCTGCTGTTCagcattaataatgattttaatgaCACTAAGGTTTCCTATCTGTAAAACGCAGATTAACAAATTGGTCTGTGACCACATGTCCATGGAGAGACTTGCTTGCAGCACTGACATGACTCAGTTTGTGCTTAATGGATTATTCACTTGCATATTTTGTggtttggttttctttttcttttattcttatgCTAAAATAATTATAGTGTGCAAGCAATCTAAACAAGGTCAGAAGTTTAAGAGCACATGCCTGCCACATTTGATTGGGTTTTTGAACTACATAGTCTGCTCCCTTTTTGATTCTTTTCACACTCGCTTTGGATTGACATACGCCTCGCAGGCACTTCAAAACTTCATGTCAATCACATATCTGATTATCCCTCCTTTTGTAAATCCCATCATGTACGGAATTATATTGAGTCCAATTAGGGTTAAAATTCTCTACATCTCCCAAAGattaacatataaaataaccaacAGAGTAACATACTAA